Proteins from a single region of Struthio camelus isolate bStrCam1 chromosome W, bStrCam1.hap1, whole genome shotgun sequence:
- the LOC104150248 gene encoding serum response factor-binding protein 1 isoform X2, which produces MAPVLNLNNEELKPDQVTRLALRKEVNFESVCRKPNSTATERAIARLATHPILKSRIADLKAAVKAFKDARKKPAKTHLSIKDKSEEHLKSAQHFNSDVGDQVLKVVQKQQGCEDKTKMSMKIGTNTENEELCESDYEQKIVESEKAYAPKQSSLQAVEGQAVAQNKIGKKFDPPERKKTISMNKFTAKKESVSGARDLGQLNEEEYFDDSTEERFYNQTSDSDSDSNDDFFIGKVKRKKKIAAVCDFSSINEKSKLQKKVPKKEKNTTPRTVQDLIGEEGKPHAKARKLESVFCSSLSTPNQKSQNRRNAEDQPLKNRRTAFPKKEPQLKKHQFAEAAGTKGKNKKACLEQPLHPSWEASKKRREQMSQITAFQGKRIKFDD; this is translated from the exons CCAAATTCTACCGCGACTGAGCGAGCCATTGCAAGACTTGCAACACACCCCATCTTGAAATCCAGAATTGCTGACCTCAAAG CTGCTGTAAAAGCTTTTAAGGATGCAAGAAAGAAACCGGCCAAAACCCATCTTTCAATAAAGGATAAATCAGAAGAACACCTCAAGTCGGCACAACATTTCAATAGTGATGTGGGTGACCAAGTTCTTAAAGTAGTTCAAAAACAGCAAGGAtgtgaagacaaaacaaaaatgagtATGAAAATAGGAACTAACACAGAGAATGAAGAACTTTGTGAGAGTGATTATGAGCAGAAAATTGTGGAGAGTGAGAAAGCTTATGCTCCAAAACAATCTTCATTACAGGCAGTAGAAGGGCAAGCAGTTGCTCAGAATAAAATAGGGAAGAAATTTGAtcctccagaaaggaaaaaaactataaGCATGAACAAATTCACTGCAAAAAAAGAATCAGTCAGTGGTGCTAGAGACCTGGGACAACTTAACGAAGAGGAGTACTTTGATGATAGTACTGAAGAGAGGTTTTATAATCAGACGTCGGACTCTGACAGTGATAGCAATGATGATTTCTTCATtggcaaagtaaaaagaaagaaaaagatagcaGCAGTTTGTGACTTTTCTTCaataaatgagaaaagcaaactgcagaaaaaagtcccgaagaaagaaaagaacacaacGCCTAGGACAGTGCAAGATTTGATTGGAGAAGAAGGAAAGCCGCATGCCAAAGCAAGGAAGCTAGAATCAGTGTTCTGCAGTTCTCTGTCTACCCCTAATCAGAAATCCCAAAATAGAAG aaatgctgaAGACCAGCCTCTCAAAAACAGAAGAACAG CTTTTCCTAAAAAGGAACCGCAGCTCAAGAAACATCAATTTGCTGAAGCTGCAGGTactaaaggcaaaaataaaaaagcatgtttGGAGCAGCCTCTTCATCCTTCGTGGGAAGCAAGCAAGAAACGTCGGGAACAAATGTCTCAAATTACAGCATTCCAAGGGAAAAGGATTAAATTTGATGACTAG